The Erpetoichthys calabaricus chromosome 16, fErpCal1.3, whole genome shotgun sequence sequence CAGAGAGCAGGCATTGTGCTTTTTATCCATGAAGATTGACTGTTTTTCATCAGTGGCTCAACAAATGATGGTTAAACTCTAATGTTCCCTGGGCATTCACTCATTTGAACATTTAATTCAACATTTCTCATAATTAGCACTACAGATAATAATTAAAATCAAGCTCCGATCCACACACTGCCCAACATTACAACTCACTCTATCTACAGTACGTGGACCGGGGTGTCCAGTTCTACTTCTCAACCTGACTAAATTAAAGGTCTGCCATTTCCACAATTTAAATCTAACTATACAGTAGAGAGTAAATGCAAGGCTGCCTAGAATGAGGAACTGTGGTTAAAGTCAAACATACTCATGTAAAGCACCACAATATCATAACATCATAAAACAAAAAGTGCCATATCTCATGATGCTCAAATTGCATTTGATTAATTTTGCAAGTGCCGATATTGAATTTTAtgagaaacattaaaagaaaaggatTGACAGTTTTagttcatttgtcttttttttcctccacagcTATACTTGGTTAAACTTTACGCCCTCTTCTGTTGCGCACTAATGAAGGCAGTTTattaaatcatcatcatcatcatgtgcagtgagtgaACAAAACTGGTGAAGCCCACGACTTTTTCCACAATGCTAAGCCCTTCTATCCCCTCAACAGTACTGATGATCCTTACAGACATGGCGTCTATATTTGCCAACATGCTTGTGCTCCTGTTATTTGCCTACAATCCAAAGCTGAAGACTGAAACGTCGGGACTGGCACTAAACCTCTGTGCATGTGATCTGGTCTTGGGATTTACGGTCCTTCCTTTTGGAATCCATAACAGTCTGTCCAGGGAGAGACACTACAGCAGACACGGCGTTCCTTGTCAGTTGATGGGCTTTCTGTACATATTGCTGCAGCTTGGTTCTGTTCAATCAATGACTTGGGCCACGGTTGATAAATTCACTGAAATTTGTTTTCCGCTCCACTATGCTCAGCTTTTCACCAAGCGGAAAACTTGCCTGGTACTTTGCTTCTTGTGGGTATACTGCCTGGGAAATGCCTGTTTGCCATTTTTGGGGATGGGGTCCTATACATACAGCCAGAACACATTCCTCTGTGTCCCAGATTTTGAACCATCCTCTAAAAGCTACTGTGTGGTGCTAATAGCAGTTGGAGTTATTGTTCCTATCACAATTATGTGTTCTCTCTATCTTTACATCATATACATTGCAAGAAAACAAGGCCTACGGGGAACATTTGAATGCAATGACCAGCACTGCTACTACGTGCCTACTAAAAACtactttaaaagcagcatggtgcTGCTCTCCACAGCAAGTAAGTTTTGTTCTTTGCTGGCTCTTTTGAGGTATTTTTAAACTCAAACATAAAACTAAatgaaggcaaagaaaaactgcaagtggTCAAAACGTATATGAAATCCGGATTGTTTTCCCCAAACATCTTACTGATGCTACACAAAATTTAAAACCCAACAAATCAGCTAAAAGAAATAAGATTCTAGAATCAAAAatacctctctattataataaaaaaaatcttgcgaagagagacaagacgtgactttctcagagagacactttcatgtcccgcgagacgagactttgtgccaagagatttaaccaggcccggggccggaaataaaagacatagagtagatgacaaagtagaatgtcgtaaataaTTCAAAAACGGCGCGatacattatctctaacctgctctgcatgtgtaagtacgaaattcaaaagtctcaaaaaaaatgataataaaggtcgcattagcgcaaacaaacggaaattattactcagtgaaataacggaacagggaaaagagattgaatgtattgttcggatttaaactttaagtcggagacttgtagatcgtctaatttgtgttttcatcaagaaaaagcagtgtttcttcctaatCAAGAGGtatatctgcaagaattaaaagatgtgttgtttggtgaaagtgaaatcccacgagagaaaatttcaagccccgcgaaacaagactttatgcaaagagatttggaaaagtcccgcccacatctaaaacaattacaaccacgcacacggctcagtcatctctcatttgtgtgaatgctattgtcagacacagtttgtgtagagagaaagaaacaatattcactgaCGGGTAGTTATACGTTGCGTCGTCACGatgcaattccaaacacggaatcaaaattcaatgcgacattgacgaaaaggtaaaagcgaaaagagatcgaaaatATACACATAGGTGATGTGAAAGAAGTAtggagatattgtttggctttaaactttaagtcggagacttgtagatcgtctaattcatgttgccatcagggaaacgtagtgtttcttcccaatgaacaggcctatccgcaagaattaaaagttatgttgtttggtgaaagtgaaatccaaataAGCAAGCTGCAGAGACGAGAAGTTACAGGCGCGTAGCGCAGgtaggggggttggcgagtgaagccccctagtttatgaTACTGAAGTTACTCTTAAAACACATCTAAAGTTGTTTTTATAGAACAAGCGGTGAACCATCTAATCATATAGTAGAATGCTTGTATACATTTTCACAGGCACTGTAATGTTCCAAGTTTTAGAAGTGTAAAATGCACAACATGCCACAGTGTCACAAAATTCAAAAACTGCCTGACAGCAGTGGCCACTAAAGACGGTGATAAACCAGTGCCTGCGTGAGGGTCTGCCCTCATTCTGTGAAAATCCTTTCTGAAATGTTCTAGTTTTAAAACTACTGCTTTGACACATTTTCAGGGTAACAGGAAGCTTCTAGGAAATAGAAAATACTAAATGTTCAAAACCGCTTTCgaaataaaatgcactttataaagGGAGGCTAAAAGCCTTTAAATCTTGTGTAGCTGaccctttttatttttcactcattcagtcattttctatcACTTAACCAAATCCAGGTCACGGCAGCAACACTCTTTAGCAGTGAGCCTCATACATCCCCTTTccccccagccacacttgccatctcatgctgtgggatcccaaggtgtaTAATCCTCCCAGAGAGCCCTTAGTCTTGCTGGGGTctccataaaacctccacagggagccATCCGTTTCAGATGCCCGAATCTcttcaattggctcctctcgacGTGGAGGGTCAGCGACTCTACTCTGGGTCTCTCTCGGATGTCGGTGCCTCTCACCCTCTCTCTAAGGGAGCCAGCCTGCAGAGAAAGCTCACTTTGGCCGTGATCTCATTCTCTTgatcattacccaaagctcatgaccacaggtgagggtagaGATGTAGATCAACTGATAAATCCAGAACTTTCCATTCTGAATCAGCTTCTTCCTCagcccctatctatctatcagtctcaCCATTCTTTTTCCcccctcactcgtgaataagaTACTTCAACTCCTCCACTTTAGGCAGAAACTCTCCTCCCACTCAGAGAGTTCAGTCTACTTTTTTTCCTACTGAGGATCATTcctcatccctgctgcttcacactcggtcaCAGACCACCTCAATGCAAGTCCTCTAAAGGCACCGAACAAGACCCTTTCCACTCCCTGgctgcaccttgatatcctgtccatgaaaatcacaaacaggacaggagacaaagcacagccctggtggagtcccacaCGCACTGGAAACGGTAT is a genomic window containing:
- the LOC114666431 gene encoding histamine H2 receptor, producing the protein MLSPSIPSTVLMILTDMASIFANMLVLLLFAYNPKLKTETSGLALNLCACDLVLGFTVLPFGIHNSLSRERHYSRHGVPCQLMGFLYILLQLGSVQSMTWATVDKFTEICFPLHYAQLFTKRKTCLVLCFLWVYCLGNACLPFLGMGSYTYSQNTFLCVPDFEPSSKSYCVVLIAVGVIVPITIMCSLYLYIIYIARKQGLRGTFECNDQHCYYVPTKNYFKSSMVLLSTAMCLLVCWMPYITISFYKTFTEHSVPPLADAISIWLVLFTSAINPWVNTVTQKKYRKALKDSWKKLKQTLQLPFFGSSASSSTQGESFCLSEEKKRTTTDLQ